From Elaeis guineensis isolate ETL-2024a chromosome 16, EG11, whole genome shotgun sequence, a single genomic window includes:
- the LOC105059350 gene encoding probable 6-phosphogluconolactonase 4, chloroplastic — protein sequence MRSSAVSPCPAVLPSHRWPRLPPARRLPAILRPLVPARSLLAVRKISLLAPKPLRPCRRPISAMASEAISTTAVAKGKQELLVFESEEELAVSLAKYTAELSEKFARERGAFTVVLSGGSLIKSLRKLVEPPYLESVDWTKWHVFWVDERVVPKDHADSNYKLAYDGFLCKVPIPPGQVYAINDSLSAEGAAGDYETCLKQLVKTGVVAVSSTTGFPKFDLMLLGMGPDGHVASLFPGHPLLNENQRWVTFIKHSPKPPPERITFTFPVINSSAYVALVVTGAGKAGAVHKALGSGQSSSDMLPVEMVSLKDGKFSWFTDKAAVSLLQDRASL from the exons ATGCGCTCTTCCGCCGTCTCCCCCTGTCCCGCTGTTCTCCCCTCCCACCGCTGGCCGCGCCTGCCGCCAGCCCGTCGCCTTCCGGCGATCCTCCGGCCGCTGGTTCCGGCGAGGTCCCTTTTGGCGGTGAGAAAGATCTCCCTCCTCGCTCCGAAACCCCTCCGACCCTGCCGGAGACCGATCTCGGCCATGGCGTCCGAAGCCATCTCCACAACCGCGGTGGCGAAGGGGAAGCAGGAGCTTCTGGTCTTCGAGAGCGAGGAGGAGCTCGCCGTGTCTCTGGCGAAGTACACGGCGGAGCTGTCGGAGAAGTTCGCCCGGGAGAGAGGGGCCTTCACCGTCGTCCTTTCCGGTGGGTCTCTCATCAAATCCCTCAG GAAATTGGTTGAGCCTCCGTATCTGGAATCGGTGGATTGGACAAAGTGGCATGTCTTCTGGGTGGATGAGAGGGTGGTGCCGAAGGACCATGCTGATAGCAACTATAAACTAGCTTACGATGGGTTTCTTTGTAAG GTCCCAATTCCACCAGGTCAGGTTTATGCTATCAATGACTCCTTATCAGCTGAGGGTGCTGCTGGTGACTACGAGACCTGTCTGAAGCAACTGGTTAAGACGGGGGTAGTTGCAGTATCCTCAACAACTGGGTTTCCGAAATTTGATCTCATGTTGTTGGGGATGGGCCCTGATGGTCATGTAGCTTCTCTTTTTCCGGGGCACCCTCTTCTTAATGAGAACCAGCGATGGGTTACTTTCATAAAACACTCCCCGAAGCCACCGCCAGAGAGAATAACCTTCACTTTCCCAGTAATTAACTCATCGGCATATGTTGCACTTGTGGTCACTGGAGCTGGTAAAGCTGGTGCGGTACATAAGGCTCTAGGGAGTGGACAAAGTTCATCAGATATGCTGCCTGTTGAGATGGTTTCACTTAAGGATGGTAAATTCAGTTGGTTTACAGACAAAGCTGCTGTTTCATTGTTGCAGGATAGAGCGAGTCTGTGA